Proteins from one Cicer arietinum cultivar CDC Frontier isolate Library 1 chromosome 3, Cicar.CDCFrontier_v2.0, whole genome shotgun sequence genomic window:
- the LOC101511861 gene encoding histone-lysine N-methyltransferase EZA1-like encodes MVPRCAKPNQSMQEQHVEAATNDRQTLVNKINLLKEKIQEERIRSIKDKLKRNGKNLKCALSSIMTIVLRNDSFQIEETTFQMLSSRVDHPLYKLSGFPKGLRKNDHINNEDLSFEKSIKLPYIERVPPYTFWLHLVRNERMTKDQSFAARRNIYYEQRGGEALVCSDTDEELKENREVKHDFSHGEDQIIWMAFEEHNLTKEVLSIVQSYIGGTNSEIEERYKYLKEKDQHSKESIEDGYINIDICLEKSLSAALNTFDHLLCRRCLIFDCPLHGCSQPLVYPSEKQQIWNEPEGDRKPCSDHCYLQLMDANLCSKNSTQENIDEILTLSNTEECGNQSKAILEKETCNYGTKPSTAEVNCLLDLNLDVDVSESEGKEKEVPYEIETKQLSNSMEKLFNDMHSNSNWKPLEKDLYLKGIEMFGRNSCLIFRNLLSGFKTCMEIASYMYAEGSMPYGSMDENGKFDTKGTDHEMPSNSRSFRRKGKSKKLKYCTKSPGLPSMWRRISEGKDEPYKHYTPCGCEGMCGKQCPCLLKGSCCEKYCGCGKQCRNRFRGCHCVKSQCRSRQCPCFAAARECDPDVCRSCWISCGDGSLGEPPHRGDGLCENMKLLLRKKQRILLAKSNVAGWGAFLKNPANKNDFLGEYTGEVISYTEAEKRSKLYERADFSFLFDLDDQCVLDAYRKGDKLKFANHSSKPNCYARIMHVGGDYRVGIFAKERIEAGEELFYDYHFKDNHRPPAWFLKLSSNNNNNNNNNTSKRKESTDSLGKPKKRDSR; translated from the exons ATGGTGCCTAGATGTGCGAAACCGAATCAAAGCATGCAA GAACAACATGTAGAGGCAGCAACAAACGATCGTCAAACTTTGgtgaacaaaataaatttattaaaagagaaaattcaAGAGGAGCGAATTAGATCAATTAAA gataaACTTAAGAGGAATGGGAAGAATCTTAAATGTGCACTTTCCTCGATCATGACAATAGTGTTGAGAAATGATTCATTTCAAATTGAGGAAACTACTTTTCAAATGCTTTCTTCAAGAGTTGACCATCCTTTGTATAAGTTAAGTGGTTTTCCTAAAGGTTTAAGAAAGAATGATCACATTAACAATGAAGACCTATCATTTGAAAAAAGTATCAAGTTACCATACATCGAAAGGGTACCCCCATATACATTTTGGTTACATTTGGTCAG AAATGAGAGAATGACCAAAGATCAATCATTTGCGGCAAGAAGAAACATATACTATGAACAACGTGGAGGTGAAGCACTTGTATGTAGTGACACCGATGAAGAGTTAAAAGAGAATAGAGAAGTTAAACACGACTTTTCTCATGGTGAAGACCAAATTATATG GATGGCATTTGAGGAACACAATTTGACAAAGGAGGTGCTAAGTATTGTTCAAAGCTATATTGGGGGTACCAATTCAGAGATTGAG GAGAGATACAAATATCTCAAGGAAAAGGACCAACATTCTAAAGAAAGTATAGAAGATGGATATATTAATATTGACATATGTTTGGAAAAAAGTTTGAGTGCTGCTTTAAATACTTTTGATCATCTTTTATGTCGTCGTTGCTTG ATTTTTGATTGTCCTTTGCACGGATGTTCTCAACCGTTAGTTTATCCC AGTGAAAAACAACAAATTTGGAATGAGCCAGAAGGTGACAGGAAACCATGCAGTGATCATTGTTACCTTCAG TTAATGGATGCTAATCtttgttcaaaaaattcaactcaagaaAATATAGATGAGATATTGACACTCTCCAATACAGAGGAGTGTGGTAATCAAAGTAAAGCTATATTGGAGAAAGAAACATGCAATTATGGGACAAAACCTAGTACAGCAGAAGTTAATTGTCTTTTAGATCTGAATTTAGATGTTGATGTATCAGAAAGTgagggaaaagaaaaggaagtcCCATATGAAATTGAAACGAAGCAATTATCCAACTCAATGGAAAAGCTATTTAATGATATGCATAGTAACTCAAATTGGAAACCTTTGGAGAAAGATTTATATTTAAAGGGAATAGAAATGTTTGGGAGAAACAG TTGCCTTATATTTCGGAACTTACTTTCTGGCTTCAAGACTTGCATGGAAATAGCTAGCTACATGTATGCTGAAGGGTCAATGCCCTATGGATCCATGGACGAAAATGGAAAGTTTGATACAAAGGGCACT GACCATGAGATGCCATCAAATTCAAGGTCATTTAGGAGAAAAGGAAAAagtaagaaattaaaatattgtacaaAGTCACCAGGCCTGCCATCAATGTGGAGAAGAATTAGTGAAGGGAAAGATGAACCCTATAAGCATTATACACCATGTGGATGTGAAGGAATGTGTGGGAAACAATGTCCTTGTCTTCTTAAAGGATCTTGCTGTGAAAAGTATTGTGG GTGTGGCAAGCAATGCAGAAATCGGTTTAGAGGATGTCACTGTGTTAAAAGTCAATGTAGAAGTCGTCAATGTCCATGTTTTGCAGCAGCACGAGAATGTGACCCTGATGTTTGTCGAAGTTGTTGGATTAG TTGTGGCGATGGTTCATTAGGGGAGCCACCTCATCGTGGAGATGGTCTATGTGAAAATATGAAGCTTCTTCTAAGGAAAAAACAGAGG ATTCTTTTGGCAAAGTCCAATGTTGCTGGATGGGGAGCCTTCTTAAAG AACCCTGCCAACAAAAATGATTTTCTAGGCGAGTACACAGGTGAAGTAATCTCTTATACAGAAGCAGAGAAACGTAGTAAATTATATGAACGTGCAGACTTCTCTTTCCTTTTTGACTTGGATGACCAG tGTGTTCTTGATGCATATCGCAAAGGAGACAAGTTAAAATTTGCAAACCACTCATCAAAACCCAACTGTTATGCAAGG ATTATGCATGTTGGTGGAGACTATAGAGTAGGGATATTTGCGAAGGAACGCATTGAAGCTGGTGAGGAACTTTTCTATGATTACCACTTTAAGGATAATCATAGACCACCTGCATGGTTTCTTAAACTTTCatccaataataataataataataataataatacttccAAGAGAAAAGAATCTACAGATTCTCTTGGCAAGCCAAAGAAACGCGACTCTCGTTGA
- the LOC101508330 gene encoding cyclin-C1-2-like produces the protein MAANFWTSSHYKHLLDQEDVDMVNPLDKEKGVTLEDFKLIKMQMSNYILKLAQQVKVRQRVVATAVTYMRRVYTRKSMAEYDPRLVAPTCLYLASKAEESTVQARLLVFYIKKLYADDKYRYEIKDILEMEMKILEALNYYLVVFHPYRSLSGLLQDTGLNDLSMTQLTWGLVNDTYKMDLMLVHPPHLIALACIYIASVLREKDTTVWYEELRVDMNAIKNISMEILDFYESNRMFTDERINAALHKL, from the exons ATGGCTGCCAATTTCTGGACATCATCTCATTA CAAGCACCTTCTGGATCAAGAAGATGTGGATATGGTGAATCCACTTGACAAAGAAAAGGGTGTCACACTTGAAGATTTTAAGCTCATTAAGATGCAAATGTCCAATT ATATTTTGAAATTGGCTCAACAAGTAAAAGTGAGGCAGAG GGTTGTCGCTACTGCAGTTACGTACATGAGGCGTGTTTACACAAG GAAGAGTATGGCGGAATATGATCCGCGCCTCGTAGCTCCAACCTGCTTGTACCTGGCATCAAAAGCAGAAGAAAGCACAGTGCAGGCCAGGCTACTTGTATTTTACATCAAAAAATTAT ATGCTGATGATAAGTATAGGTATGAAATCAAGGACATACTTGAAATGGAAATGAAGATTCTAGAAGCATTGAACTATTACCTGGTTGTATTCCACCCCTACCGTTCCCTATCCGG GTTGCTTCAGGACACAGGTCTGAATGATCTAAGCATGACCCAACTAACTTG GGGGCTTGTAAATGACACATACAAGATGGACCTAATGCTTGTACATCCACCACATCTGATTGCTTTAGCTTGCATATACATTGCTAGTGTTCTCAGGGAAAAAGACACTACTGTTTGGTATGAAGAACTTCGTGTTGATATGAATGCG ATTAAAAACATATCAATGGAGATACTTGATTTTTATGAAAGCAACAGAATGTTCACTGATGAGAGAATCAATGCTGCGCTCCATAAGCTATGA